The following coding sequences lie in one Changpingibacter yushuensis genomic window:
- a CDS encoding RNA-binding protein — MLAEALEHLVRGIVDSPDDVEVQSRNTRRGELLEVRVNPDDLGRVIGRNGRTAKALRSVITALSGKGSVRVDVIETDQR; from the coding sequence ATGCTTGCCGAAGCCCTGGAGCATCTCGTTCGTGGAATTGTGGATTCGCCCGACGACGTCGAGGTTCAATCCCGCAATACCCGCCGTGGTGAGCTCCTCGAGGTCCGCGTCAACCCTGACGATCTCGGGCGCGTCATTGGACGCAATGGGCGCACGGCCAAAGCGCTGCGATCGGTGATCACCGCTCTATCGGGCAAAGGCTCGGTACGCGTGGATGTCATCGAAACAGACCAGCGCTGA
- the rpsP gene encoding 30S ribosomal protein S16 encodes MAVKIRLKRMGKIRAPFYRVVVVDSRKRRDGRVIEEIGQYHPTENPSVIKIDSERAQYWLSVGAQPSDSVKAQLKVTGDWQKFKGLPGAEGRLKVKDVVDVEASRKAAVESVQNDAEKRRAAAAEAKAAAAAAVAEAPAEAGEDA; translated from the coding sequence GTGGCAGTCAAGATTCGTCTCAAGCGCATGGGCAAGATCCGTGCACCTTTCTACCGCGTCGTCGTCGTCGATTCGCGCAAGCGTCGCGATGGTCGCGTCATCGAGGAAATCGGTCAGTATCACCCGACCGAAAACCCTTCAGTGATCAAGATCGATTCCGAACGCGCACAGTACTGGCTCTCCGTCGGTGCACAGCCGTCTGACTCCGTCAAGGCACAGCTCAAGGTGACTGGCGATTGGCAGAAGTTCAAGGGCCTCCCGGGCGCCGAAGGCCGCCTGAAGGTCAAGGACGTAGTGGATGTCGAAGCTAGCCGTAAGGCAGCGGTTGAATCCGTCCAGAACGATGCTGAGAAGCGCCGCGCCGCGGCTGCTGAAGCCAAGGCCGCTGCAGCTGCAGCTGTCGCAGAAGCGCCGGCTGAAGCAGGAGAGGACGCCTGA
- a CDS encoding cation diffusion facilitator family transporter — MSNHESDSRQIVNLTKFAWLSVAAAVTTIVLKTGAFLLTGSVGLLSDAAESSVNLIAAVVALFALVQAAKPADSRYTYGRSKVEYFSAAVEGAMIFAAAAVIIFTAIERILNPASLENLGIGLAVSVFASLINAAVGTVLLRAGKTYRSPTLKADGMHLLTDVVTSVGVLVGVGLVALTGWNLLDPIVALLVGINITVTGVRLIRSSLSGLMDVTLPEEQNNAIVSVLAAQGDGISFHGLQTRSSGRDSFANVDMLVPGSWSVKEGHERAEDVIDQLRAAVPGLRVLIHVEPIEDPRSYDDIPDGFVPLPVDHTEDPEEASGAGLSEPPTS; from the coding sequence GTGAGCAACCACGAGTCCGATAGCCGGCAGATCGTCAATCTGACGAAGTTTGCCTGGCTCTCCGTAGCCGCGGCCGTTACAACCATTGTCCTGAAAACCGGAGCGTTCCTCCTCACAGGATCGGTTGGGTTGCTTTCGGATGCCGCCGAATCGAGCGTGAACCTCATCGCCGCCGTCGTTGCGCTTTTCGCACTTGTACAAGCAGCGAAGCCAGCTGACTCGCGGTACACCTATGGCCGTTCCAAGGTGGAGTACTTCTCCGCCGCTGTGGAAGGCGCCATGATCTTCGCGGCCGCGGCCGTCATCATCTTCACTGCGATCGAGCGGATCCTCAACCCTGCTTCTCTCGAGAATCTCGGAATTGGTCTGGCTGTCTCCGTGTTTGCCTCCCTCATCAACGCAGCCGTGGGAACTGTGCTTCTCCGCGCGGGCAAGACGTATCGCTCCCCCACACTCAAAGCCGATGGCATGCACCTGCTCACGGATGTGGTCACCAGCGTGGGAGTGCTAGTGGGAGTGGGCCTCGTTGCGCTGACCGGTTGGAATCTCCTCGATCCAATCGTGGCCTTGCTGGTCGGTATCAATATCACTGTCACTGGTGTGCGGCTGATCAGGTCTTCGCTCTCAGGCCTTATGGATGTGACTCTGCCGGAGGAACAGAACAACGCGATCGTGAGCGTTCTGGCGGCACAAGGTGATGGCATTTCCTTCCATGGCCTGCAGACGCGCAGCTCAGGCCGCGATTCTTTCGCAAATGTGGACATGTTGGTACCAGGATCGTGGAGCGTGAAAGAAGGTCACGAACGGGCAGAGGACGTGATCGATCAGCTGCGTGCCGCCGTTCCGGGCCTGCGGGTGCTCATTCACGTTGAGCCTATTGAGGATCCGCGTTCGTATGACGACATCCCAGATGGCTTTGTACCACTGCCCGTTGACCACACTGAAGATCCCGAAGAAGCTAGTGGCGCTGGCCTCTCCGAACCTCCGACTTCCTGA
- a CDS encoding amidohydrolase family protein, with amino-acid sequence MTNYHLAGTLRGTNLPELWITNGLFCETRPEGPVTEVTGFVYPGLVDAHTHPGLSHTAEMVDDSEVLRRLAILRAQGVTVVREMGAQRDVGHLAALGRTKVIRSGRHLARTKRYLRYLPIDVEPMDLPAAAAEQAARSDGWVKIVGDWIDRSDGAGSDLQPLWPREALVDAFAAVHELGCKVAVHTFATDAIDHLLEAGVDSIEHGTGMTRDHLIEARERGILIDPTMRQISTFEKIALQAVRYPVYQEHMMAMHTRRAEQLRLMIEVGSHIIMGSDTAEDLAERGLPSELNHCVAAGMSPQAAMASASYEGRRLLGLPAWQIGAPGDVVVYNTDPELNIDVTWKPDLVLIDGKSAE; translated from the coding sequence ATGACCAACTATCACTTGGCCGGTACGCTTCGTGGCACGAACCTGCCAGAGCTGTGGATCACGAACGGATTGTTCTGCGAAACTCGCCCGGAAGGGCCCGTCACCGAAGTCACCGGCTTCGTGTATCCCGGCTTGGTGGACGCCCATACCCACCCAGGGCTATCGCACACTGCCGAAATGGTCGACGATTCCGAGGTGTTGCGGCGCCTAGCGATCTTGCGTGCCCAAGGTGTAACCGTGGTCCGTGAGATGGGCGCGCAGCGAGATGTGGGCCACCTTGCGGCTCTGGGCCGCACCAAGGTGATCAGGTCAGGCAGGCACCTTGCGCGAACTAAGCGATACCTGCGATACCTGCCGATTGACGTGGAGCCAATGGATCTTCCGGCTGCCGCTGCAGAGCAGGCGGCCCGGTCCGATGGCTGGGTCAAGATCGTGGGCGACTGGATTGATCGCTCCGACGGCGCTGGGTCTGATCTCCAGCCACTGTGGCCGCGCGAAGCCCTCGTGGACGCCTTTGCCGCTGTTCACGAGCTGGGCTGCAAGGTTGCTGTGCACACGTTTGCTACAGATGCTATTGACCATCTGCTTGAGGCCGGAGTCGATTCCATCGAACACGGCACCGGCATGACGCGTGACCATCTCATTGAGGCCCGCGAACGAGGCATTCTCATTGACCCGACCATGCGCCAGATTTCAACCTTTGAGAAGATCGCACTTCAGGCTGTTAGGTATCCGGTCTACCAAGAACACATGATGGCGATGCATACGCGCCGTGCCGAACAGCTTCGTCTCATGATCGAGGTGGGAAGCCACATCATCATGGGCTCTGATACCGCAGAGGACCTTGCTGAGCGCGGTCTGCCAAGCGAGCTCAACCACTGTGTGGCTGCGGGGATGAGCCCGCAAGCCGCGATGGCGAGCGCTTCCTACGAAGGGCGCAGGCTGCTTGGCCTTCCGGCGTGGCAGATCGGAGCACCCGGCGACGTCGTCGTCTACAACACGGATCCCGAACTGAACATCGACGTAACGTGGAAGCCGGACCTCGTACTCATTGATGGAAAGTCAGCCGAGTAG
- the ffh gene encoding signal recognition particle protein, whose amino-acid sequence MFDSLSDRITGSFKNLRSKGRLSASDVEETVSEIRRALLDADVALPVVRSFTAAVREKATGALSSQALNPSQQIVKIVNDELVEILGGESREITWSQQGPTVIMLAGLQGAGKTTLAGKLGLWMRTNDHKVLLVASDLQRPNAVTQLEVVGKQAGVDVWAPQPGNGVGDPVQVARTGVEHARENGYDVVVVDTAGRLGVDQEMMQQAIDIRAAIDPHEVLFVVDAMIGQDAVATANAFKDGVGFTGVVLSKLDGDTRGGAALSVRGVTGVPILFASIGEKLTEFERFHADRMASRILDMGDILTLIEQAERTWDEQQQAELAGKMQSGDFTLADFIDQLNQIKRMGSMKKIMGMLPGMGQYRDALEAFDESSVDRIEAIVHSMTPGERTDPKILNGSRRLRIAKGSGTTVQEVNGLVDRFEQAKKMMSQMSRTGMPGMPGMPGMPGAAGGSRKVKRAQKKTSGNKKGRSGNPAKRARQAAEAQAEANLKAQQDSKPKGNAFGAFGGSQAPATPPSMEDIDMKDLQRFLR is encoded by the coding sequence GTGTTCGATTCACTTTCCGACCGCATAACCGGATCATTTAAGAACTTGCGTTCCAAGGGAAGGCTCTCGGCTTCAGATGTCGAAGAGACAGTCTCTGAGATTCGCCGCGCATTGCTCGACGCCGACGTCGCACTGCCCGTTGTTCGATCATTCACGGCAGCAGTCCGGGAGAAGGCCACGGGCGCCCTCTCATCCCAGGCACTTAACCCATCGCAACAAATCGTCAAGATCGTCAACGATGAGCTGGTGGAGATCCTCGGCGGCGAATCGCGCGAGATCACCTGGTCACAGCAAGGGCCCACGGTCATTATGCTTGCGGGCCTGCAAGGTGCGGGCAAGACCACCCTCGCAGGCAAGCTTGGGTTGTGGATGCGCACGAACGACCACAAGGTGCTGCTGGTTGCATCTGACTTGCAGCGCCCCAATGCCGTGACGCAGCTGGAGGTTGTGGGTAAGCAAGCCGGCGTTGACGTGTGGGCACCTCAACCGGGCAATGGCGTGGGCGATCCCGTCCAGGTGGCCCGGACGGGCGTCGAACACGCGCGTGAGAACGGCTACGACGTCGTCGTCGTCGACACGGCCGGCCGCCTTGGCGTAGACCAAGAAATGATGCAACAAGCCATCGATATCAGGGCAGCCATTGATCCACACGAAGTGCTCTTCGTCGTGGACGCGATGATCGGCCAAGATGCCGTGGCCACGGCAAACGCGTTCAAAGACGGCGTGGGATTCACTGGCGTGGTGCTCTCGAAGCTCGACGGCGATACGCGCGGTGGCGCAGCCCTTTCGGTACGTGGAGTGACAGGCGTTCCGATCCTGTTCGCCTCGATTGGCGAAAAGCTCACGGAGTTCGAACGCTTCCACGCCGATCGCATGGCTTCCCGAATCCTCGATATGGGAGATATTCTCACTCTCATTGAGCAGGCTGAACGCACGTGGGATGAGCAGCAGCAGGCCGAACTCGCCGGAAAAATGCAGTCGGGTGACTTCACACTCGCCGACTTCATTGACCAGCTCAACCAGATCAAACGTATGGGCTCCATGAAGAAGATCATGGGCATGCTGCCGGGAATGGGCCAATACCGCGACGCGCTTGAGGCGTTTGATGAGAGCTCCGTGGACCGTATCGAGGCCATCGTTCATTCGATGACTCCGGGCGAACGCACTGATCCCAAGATTCTCAACGGTTCGCGGCGCCTGCGTATCGCCAAAGGTTCAGGCACCACGGTTCAGGAAGTCAACGGCTTAGTGGACCGCTTTGAACAGGCAAAGAAGATGATGAGCCAGATGTCGCGCACTGGTATGCCGGGTATGCCGGGCATGCCTGGAATGCCGGGCGCTGCTGGGGGATCTCGCAAGGTCAAGCGTGCACAGAAGAAGACCTCTGGCAACAAAAAGGGGCGTTCGGGAAACCCGGCAAAGCGGGCGCGGCAGGCAGCGGAAGCGCAAGCTGAGGCGAACCTAAAGGCACAGCAGGATTCCAAGCCCAAGGGCAACGCATTTGGTGCCTTTGGTGGATCCCAAGCCCCGGCCACGCCTCCCTCTATGGAGGACATCGATATGAAGGATTTGCAGCGCTTCCTGCGCTGA
- a CDS encoding nucleotidyltransferase domain-containing protein, which translates to MSAQYEESILALRAARREVVPQGAASRAAWAAMTQKTVVELWDGVTAAQGLSPQPEGIALAAVGSLGRKDGGPESDLDILIIHDGGKHPELPHGMSGLADALWYPIWDSHVELDHSVRSLGECRGVAKADLKAGLGLLDVRYLAGDPTIVEKATSSILQDWRSAARLRFDSVAEDQVDRRRQFGRLSYLIEGDLKEAAGGMRDALLIKALVASWLAERPALTYEPAYEFLLDVRDALTSVTRRHNNVLRLEFQDDVASLLGFTGETDQDPADELLAAVSDAARTIRAAYADTLRRARRNASTSSNRWLQPRMIRGRVVPPHLTEVAPGVGERSGELVLTAASNPADPRVLLATAKAAASKDLPIRPATLLHMWESGAGRALGEGGAWPEWARADFETILSAGHPQVSVWESLDIAGIMTELIPAWSLVRNLPQRSAIHRHTVDRHQIEATANLPDLRSASGATLASLSPARRSTLLLATFFHDMGKRPGVPDHSERGAHMMEGILAPMGYSESIITDVARLVHYHLLLGALATSADPEDPDTINLISDAVAGQKELLDCLHLLTQADASSCKPEAWDIWKATLVDQLVGRTYYSLT; encoded by the coding sequence ATGAGCGCGCAGTATGAGGAATCAATCCTTGCGCTGCGGGCCGCACGCAGGGAGGTGGTGCCGCAAGGCGCCGCCTCCCGCGCTGCATGGGCCGCTATGACGCAGAAGACAGTTGTTGAATTGTGGGACGGCGTCACCGCCGCTCAGGGGTTGTCTCCTCAGCCCGAGGGAATCGCTTTGGCAGCAGTCGGTTCCCTCGGACGAAAGGATGGTGGACCGGAATCTGATCTGGACATCCTTATCATTCACGATGGCGGCAAGCACCCAGAGTTACCCCATGGCATGAGCGGTTTAGCTGATGCGCTGTGGTATCCGATTTGGGACTCCCATGTGGAGCTTGATCATTCGGTTCGTTCGCTGGGTGAGTGCCGCGGAGTAGCGAAGGCCGACCTCAAAGCAGGCTTGGGTTTGCTTGACGTGCGCTACCTAGCGGGCGATCCCACGATCGTGGAGAAGGCCACTTCCTCGATACTCCAAGATTGGCGTTCAGCCGCACGGCTTCGTTTCGATTCGGTGGCTGAAGATCAAGTTGATCGCAGGCGCCAGTTTGGGCGCTTGTCCTACCTCATCGAAGGAGACTTGAAAGAGGCCGCGGGGGGTATGCGCGATGCCCTACTCATTAAGGCATTGGTGGCCTCGTGGCTCGCGGAACGCCCCGCGCTCACATACGAACCTGCATACGAGTTCTTGCTGGACGTAAGGGATGCTCTCACGAGCGTCACTCGGCGGCACAACAACGTGTTGCGGCTCGAGTTCCAAGACGACGTAGCGTCGTTGCTTGGCTTCACAGGTGAGACAGATCAGGATCCGGCCGATGAACTCCTAGCGGCTGTCTCTGATGCAGCTCGCACTATTCGAGCGGCTTATGCAGATACGCTACGGCGTGCCCGGCGTAACGCTTCGACGTCGTCGAATCGATGGCTCCAACCGCGCATGATTCGCGGACGGGTTGTGCCTCCTCATCTGACGGAGGTGGCTCCTGGCGTAGGTGAGCGTTCGGGAGAACTCGTACTCACTGCGGCTTCGAATCCGGCGGACCCGCGCGTGTTGCTGGCAACAGCCAAAGCCGCGGCCAGCAAAGACCTGCCAATCCGGCCCGCAACCCTCCTGCATATGTGGGAGTCGGGAGCCGGCCGCGCCTTGGGAGAGGGCGGAGCGTGGCCCGAATGGGCCAGAGCGGACTTCGAAACGATACTATCGGCGGGCCATCCGCAGGTCTCGGTGTGGGAGAGCTTGGACATCGCTGGAATAATGACCGAGCTGATTCCCGCATGGAGCTTGGTGCGCAACTTGCCCCAACGTTCGGCCATTCATCGCCATACAGTGGATCGCCATCAGATCGAGGCCACAGCCAACTTGCCCGATTTGCGTTCGGCCTCGGGGGCAACCCTGGCCTCCCTTAGCCCTGCTCGCAGATCAACGCTGCTTCTGGCCACCTTCTTCCACGACATGGGCAAGCGACCTGGAGTTCCGGACCACTCTGAACGCGGCGCACACATGATGGAAGGAATTCTTGCGCCCATGGGCTACAGCGAATCCATCATCACCGATGTGGCGCGGTTGGTGCATTACCACCTGCTTTTGGGAGCTCTAGCAACTTCCGCGGATCCTGAGGATCCGGACACAATCAACCTCATTTCAGATGCCGTTGCAGGGCAGAAGGAGCTTCTGGACTGCCTGCATCTGCTCACTCAGGCTGATGCGTCCTCATGCAAGCCGGAAGCGTGGGACATCTGGAAGGCCACCCTGGTGGATCAGCTCGTTGGCCGTACCTACTACTCGCTGACGTAG
- a CDS encoding P-II family nitrogen regulator, with amino-acid sequence MKLVTAIIQPHRLDEVKKAVMAEGVKGMTVSQVNGYGRQRGHTEVYRGAEYTVDFLPKVKIEIVSADDEAKGLAEIIATAARSGRIGDGKIWISTVDDVIRVRTGEIGDDAL; translated from the coding sequence ATGAAGCTTGTAACTGCCATCATTCAGCCCCATCGTCTTGACGAGGTCAAGAAGGCCGTCATGGCCGAGGGCGTCAAGGGAATGACCGTCTCCCAGGTCAACGGATATGGACGTCAACGCGGCCACACAGAGGTCTACCGAGGTGCAGAGTACACGGTTGACTTCCTTCCCAAGGTCAAGATTGAGATCGTTTCGGCCGACGACGAAGCCAAGGGTTTGGCTGAGATCATCGCCACCGCAGCCCGCTCGGGCCGTATCGGCGACGGCAAGATTTGGATCAGCACTGTCGACGACGTCATCCGGGTCCGTACCGGAGAGATTGGCGACGACGCACTCTGA
- a CDS encoding ammonium transporter, whose translation MDALDTGATAWMLTSASLVLLMTPALAFFYGGLSRSKSVLNMMMMSIGVLAVVGVIYPLWGYSMSYGPSDIGGIFANPFDGFNLSGLIYTADGSFALDGMGVPVMVGVAFQATFAIITVALISGAIADRTKFSTWLVFTALWATLSYFPMAHMVWGGGLLSGSESGLAAKIFGVTDGAATVAPIDFAGGTVVHINAGIAALVLALIIGKRKGFPTSPFRPHNVPFVMLGAALLWFGWFGFNAGSAFTADGLAGLAWVNTTTATAAAILGWCITEKIRFGHMTAVGAASGIVAGLVAITPAAGALSPAGSILLGAIAGSVCSIAISLKYKLGYDDSLDVVGVHLVGGLIGTVGAGFLSTSSGLFYGYGVKQLVVQIVIAVVALVYSGVITAIIGFALKATMGWRVSEDDEVVGIDSAEHGESAYDQPVGAYSKEI comes from the coding sequence ATGGATGCCCTTGATACGGGCGCGACCGCGTGGATGCTGACCTCAGCATCACTCGTTCTGCTCATGACCCCGGCGCTTGCTTTCTTCTACGGAGGGCTTAGCCGGTCCAAGTCAGTCCTCAACATGATGATGATGTCGATAGGTGTTCTGGCTGTCGTCGGAGTTATCTACCCGCTTTGGGGCTACTCAATGAGCTACGGCCCCTCGGACATCGGCGGAATCTTCGCTAACCCCTTCGACGGTTTCAATCTCTCAGGTCTGATCTACACCGCAGACGGTTCTTTTGCTCTGGACGGCATGGGCGTTCCGGTCATGGTCGGCGTCGCATTCCAGGCAACGTTCGCCATCATCACAGTCGCACTCATCTCAGGTGCTATTGCAGACCGTACGAAGTTCTCCACGTGGCTCGTGTTCACTGCTCTGTGGGCGACTCTCTCTTACTTCCCCATGGCACATATGGTCTGGGGTGGCGGCCTTCTCTCCGGTTCAGAGTCCGGCCTTGCTGCCAAGATCTTCGGAGTTACTGACGGCGCGGCAACAGTCGCCCCCATCGACTTCGCTGGCGGAACTGTGGTTCACATCAATGCTGGTATTGCGGCACTGGTTCTGGCACTCATCATCGGCAAGCGCAAGGGCTTCCCGACCTCGCCGTTCCGTCCCCACAACGTCCCATTCGTCATGCTTGGCGCCGCGCTCCTGTGGTTCGGCTGGTTCGGCTTCAACGCCGGCTCGGCTTTCACTGCCGACGGCCTCGCTGGCCTCGCTTGGGTCAACACCACCACCGCCACTGCAGCTGCAATCCTTGGTTGGTGCATCACTGAAAAGATTCGCTTCGGCCACATGACCGCCGTTGGTGCCGCTTCCGGAATCGTGGCAGGCCTCGTCGCAATCACGCCAGCAGCTGGCGCGCTGAGCCCGGCCGGTTCGATCCTCCTAGGTGCGATTGCTGGCTCGGTTTGCTCGATCGCCATCTCGCTCAAGTACAAGCTTGGATACGACGATTCGCTCGACGTCGTGGGAGTCCACCTCGTCGGCGGCCTCATCGGCACCGTTGGTGCAGGCTTCCTCTCCACTTCCAGTGGCCTCTTCTACGGCTACGGAGTGAAGCAGCTTGTGGTCCAGATTGTGATCGCCGTCGTGGCGCTCGTCTACTCTGGAGTCATCACGGCTATCATCGGATTTGCGTTGAAGGCCACAATGGGCTGGCGCGTCAGCGAAGATGATGAGGTCGTTGGAATCGATTCCGCCGAACACGGTGAATCCGCTTACGATCAACCCGTCGGCGCCTACTCCAAGGAGATCTGA
- the ftsY gene encoding signal recognition particle-docking protein FtsY — translation MDTSLIIVISVVALLLAVGAIAGLIAASRRRSQMELPSSRTETIGTTEAPTSQAATSSAHEVAEAGITSEPEISAQPVELPESVPSRMQRLRARLARSGGLGQSILAILSRGDLSAADWEELEDTLLIADVGLESTGVIMERLKTRTKVEGTQDPARVRAILRDELLALVDPGMDRTLNLVRKEGTDGQVEPASVLVVGVNGTGKTTTVGKLARVLVAEGSTVLLGAADTFRAAAADQLTTWGERVGVDVVRSDREGADPASVAFEAIQEGREHGTDVVLVDTAGRLQNKAGLMDELGKIKRVMERQAPVNEVLLVLDATTGQNGMRQAQVFAEVTGITGIVLTKLDGTAKGGIVVAVQKELGVPVKFVGLGEGADDLAPFDPEGFVDALLG, via the coding sequence GTGGATACCTCACTCATCATTGTCATCAGCGTCGTCGCTTTGCTTCTCGCGGTTGGCGCGATCGCAGGACTCATTGCGGCCTCGCGTCGTCGATCACAGATGGAGTTGCCCTCTTCACGTACCGAAACAATTGGTACTACCGAGGCACCAACTTCGCAAGCCGCTACATCAAGCGCCCACGAGGTGGCAGAAGCCGGGATCACATCTGAGCCCGAGATATCCGCCCAACCCGTTGAGCTCCCCGAATCCGTTCCATCACGCATGCAGCGTTTGCGTGCCCGTCTGGCGCGGTCGGGCGGGCTCGGTCAGTCCATCCTCGCAATTCTCTCTCGCGGCGATCTTTCCGCCGCGGATTGGGAAGAGCTCGAGGATACGCTGCTGATCGCGGACGTCGGTTTGGAGTCCACTGGCGTGATCATGGAACGCCTGAAGACCCGCACCAAAGTGGAGGGTACTCAAGACCCGGCCCGAGTGCGCGCAATCCTGCGCGATGAACTGCTGGCACTTGTCGATCCAGGAATGGATCGCACCCTCAATCTGGTTCGCAAGGAAGGCACTGACGGCCAGGTTGAGCCCGCCAGCGTGCTTGTTGTGGGCGTCAATGGCACAGGCAAGACCACAACGGTTGGGAAGCTAGCCCGCGTGCTCGTGGCTGAAGGATCTACGGTTCTGCTTGGAGCGGCGGACACGTTCCGCGCTGCAGCTGCGGATCAGCTGACCACATGGGGCGAACGGGTTGGGGTTGACGTTGTCCGATCAGATCGTGAGGGAGCGGATCCGGCTTCGGTTGCCTTCGAGGCAATTCAAGAGGGCCGGGAACACGGAACCGATGTGGTTCTGGTGGATACTGCCGGCAGGCTTCAGAACAAGGCTGGCCTCATGGACGAACTCGGCAAGATCAAGCGTGTTATGGAGCGCCAAGCGCCCGTGAATGAAGTGCTGCTGGTTTTGGATGCCACTACCGGGCAAAACGGGATGCGCCAGGCGCAGGTGTTTGCTGAGGTTACGGGCATTACCGGAATTGTGCTGACCAAGCTTGACGGCACCGCAAAGGGCGGGATCGTGGTTGCTGTTCAGAAGGAGCTCGGAGTCCCGGTCAAGTTTGTGGGACTCGGTGAGGGCGCGGATGATCTTGCTCCATTCGATCCAGAAGGTTTCGTTGACGCACTTCTCGGATAA